The Bradyrhizobium guangxiense genomic sequence TCCGGTCGCGCTGCGGCGGCGGATCGGCTACGTGTTCCAGAGCGGCGGCCTGTTTCCGCATTTGAGCGTTGCCGACAATGTCGGAATCACGCCGAGGCTGCTGGGCGAGCCGGCGCTGGACATCGCAATGCGTGTCGACGAATTGCTGGAGCTCGTACAGCTCGACCGTGAGGCGCATCGCGACCGTCTGCCGGAGGCGCTCTCCGGCGGCCAACGCCAGCGCGTCGGCGTGGCGCGGGCGCTCGCGGCGAGGCCTCGCATCGTGCTGATGGACGAACCGTTCGGCGCGCTCGATCCCCTCACCCGCGATGCGCTCGGCGACGATTATCGTTCGCTGCATCGCAAGCTCGGCTTGACCACCGTGATGATCACCCACGACATGACGGAGGCGATCCTGCTCGCCGACCGCATCGCGGTGATGCGCAGCGGACGGCTGCTCGCGCAGGGCACGCCGGCCGAGCTGTCGAAGAGCAGCGATGCTTACGTGCTCGAGCTGTTGCGCACGCCGCGCCGCCAGGTCGAACGGCTGAACGCGCTGCTGCCAAGCGGTGCGGCATGAGCCTCCTTGCCGATCCGCGCTGGGGCGAGGCGTTGGCGCATCTGCCCGATTATCTCGGCAACCACGTGCGGGTGAGTCTCGCCGCGCTCGCGCTCGGTCTCGCCGTCAGCCTGCCGCTGGCGATCCTGACGCGCAACCGCCCGGCGCCGCGAGCGATCCTGCTCGCGATCGCCAGCATCGTGCAGACGGTGCCGGGTCTGGCGCTGCTCGCGCTGTTCTATCCGCTGCTGCTGCTGGCCGCGTCCCTGACGCTGGCCTCATTCGGCGTGTCCTTCTCGGCGTTCGGCTTCCTGCCGGCGATGCTGGCGCTGGCGCTCTATTCGATGCTGCCGGTGCTGCGCAACGGCATCACCGGGCTCAACGGCATCGATCCCGCGCTGATCGAGGCCGCCAAGGGCGTCGGCATGACCGCGCGGCAGTCGCTGGTGATGGTCGAGCTGCCGCTGGCGCTGCCGGTGATGATGGCGGGCATCCGCACCGCCGCCGTGTGGGTGATCGGCACCGCGACGCTGTCGACGCCGATCGGGCAGACCAGTCTCGGCAATTACATCTTTGCAGGGCTTCAGACCCAGAACTGGGTATTCGTGCTGTTCGGCTGCCTGGCCTCGGCCCTGCTCGCGCTCGCCGTCGATCAGCTGCTCGGCCTGATCGAGGGTGGCCTGCGCCAGCGCAGCCGCGCCCGCACCGCGCTCGGCGCAGCGGGCATCGCAGCGCTGGTCGCCGCCACGCTGGTCCCGTCGATGGGGCGGTCGTCGCAAGGTTATGTCGTCGGTGCCAAGACCTTCGCCGAGCAATATGTGCTGTCGGCCTTGATGAGGGACCGCCTTCAGGCCGCCGGACTGTCCGCGACGGCACGATCGGGCCTCGGCTCGAGCGTGATCTTCCAGGCGCTGAAGGCCGGCGACATCGATCTCTATGTCGATTATTCCGGCACGCTCTGGGCCAACCAGCTGCATCGCACCGACATCAAACCGCGTGCCGAACTGGTCGCGGAGCTGAAGAGCGCGCTTGCGAAAGACAACATCACCTTGCTCGGCGAGCTCGGCTTCGAGAATGCCTATGCGCTGGTGATGCCCAGGACACGCGCCGAGGCGCTTCATATCCGCACCATCGCCGATCTCGCCGCGCATGCGTCGACGATGTCGATCGCCGGCGACTACGAGTTCTTCTCGCGCCCCGAATGGGCGGCACTGCAAAAGGCTTATGGCCTGTCGTTCCGGGGCCAGCGCCAGA encodes the following:
- a CDS encoding glycine betaine ABC transporter substrate-binding protein — its product is MSLLADPRWGEALAHLPDYLGNHVRVSLAALALGLAVSLPLAILTRNRPAPRAILLAIASIVQTVPGLALLALFYPLLLLAASLTLASFGVSFSAFGFLPAMLALALYSMLPVLRNGITGLNGIDPALIEAAKGVGMTARQSLVMVELPLALPVMMAGIRTAAVWVIGTATLSTPIGQTSLGNYIFAGLQTQNWVFVLFGCLASALLALAVDQLLGLIEGGLRQRSRARTALGAAGIAALVAATLVPSMGRSSQGYVVGAKTFAEQYVLSALMRDRLQAAGLSATARSGLGSSVIFQALKAGDIDLYVDYSGTLWANQLHRTDIKPRAELVAELKSALAKDNITLLGELGFENAYALVMPRTRAEALHIRTIADLAAHASTMSIAGDYEFFSRPEWAALQKAYGLSFRGQRQMQPDFMYAAVASGEVDVIAGYTSDGLIAKYGLVTLDDPRNAIPPYDAILLLAPKRAGDERLRAALSPLLGKIDIATMREANLRASGNDANSSPDAVAKWFWEKIKQ
- a CDS encoding ATP-binding cassette domain-containing protein, producing the protein MSSKPAISYQHVTKRFGSLAAVDDVSLDIAEGEFLAIVGGSGSGKTTLLRLANRLIEADGGIITVEGEDVQSVDPVALRRRIGYVFQSGGLFPHLSVADNVGITPRLLGEPALDIAMRVDELLELVQLDREAHRDRLPEALSGGQRQRVGVARALAARPRIVLMDEPFGALDPLTRDALGDDYRSLHRKLGLTTVMITHDMTEAILLADRIAVMRSGRLLAQGTPAELSKSSDAYVLELLRTPRRQVERLNALLPSGAA